From a single Eremothecium sinecaudum strain ATCC 58844 chromosome III, complete sequence genomic region:
- the IRE1 gene encoding bifunctional endoribonuclease/protein kinase IRE1 (Syntenic homolog of Ashbya gossypii ADR293C; Syntenic homolog of Saccharomyces cerevisiae YHR079C (IRE1)), producing the protein MGLIRAKRFFSVLIRVLLLVSYLNHSWAMANSDKHLGSNDDIKLRCGLGSVGDMDGIYGNEEADILNSYQSSGKSACPVLTTNSVGKLADIAYRPRYATPMMIENSGDAILDSQEANSPSRSMLTLNGNHVDISTLTLSDILIVTDIEGGLHALNRQNGQLLWSICSDNFPPLLEVSEPVKVKNETLIVEPYGDGNIYYFSTYQGLQKLPVSIKQLVNLAPMDLKTKIVVDDNGTTLEDQKIYTGSRMTAVYTLDAFTGEIFSVYGPGTENKVYKSSKVNCTRGYEGEECDNVLVLGKTVYELGIHTKENTIYNVTYAQWQPNTIDNYLASQNIKSPDGIYVGPFRDKTLLAIDSDFTIAKWVSPKFPGIVNNVFDIYMDYSTNEKILLPHPLKTTEDFDENKYEVYLDQTKNKSWFAMSSAYFPSLVETAPKSKFSSSKGWRKAQIFEDEELFKAAVTGVHTIEYFPFDKFLINDEEYSYQSFNDKQTGLLDPPKNKMPSISDPNSRSLGKYMSPKELLHYRMMLEDEASRKLNSGSNSLFSVFAKFFYRVFESGVTLMMSIFFIMLLSNFKVIPPLHILLEKSGIIPVQHVEPPSVEISSEVVRTDSSTLVEEKTSSTEQLSTKEKEHSSDANEEEAKESEKKKRRRGKRGAKTSKRRTYSSGEGVPNTKDFEFKNDLKNIAISDKILGYGSSGTIVFQGTFQHRAVAVKRMLIDFYDIASHEIKLLTESDYHENVVRYYCSEVTEKFLYIALELCTATLEDIIEAKDGSHKFYELHQKANPVNVLYQMASGIAHLHSMKIVHRDLKPQNILVAPSKQYPQNPHNANSVRILISDFGLCKKLDAEESSFKTNMNNAAGTSGWRAPELLNGRIRISDAIDNEESLTTESNSTSNVSFDSVNEKHAKQRLTRAIDIFSLGCVFYYVLTNGRHPFGDKFIREANIIKGEYSLEDMSKFIKDRSCVLEAKDLVSRMIQSDPLMRPTSHALLTHPFFWPVPKKLEFLLKVSDRFEIERRDPPSPLLLKLEEVAVDVIPEMDWMACFDQLFISNLGKYRKYHGDKLMDLLRALRNKYHHFHDLPDVLADIMGPIPDGFYTYFIKRFPNLLMAIYFVVKENLKDDQILGEFFIHKRG; encoded by the coding sequence ATGGGTTTAATTAGAGCTAAACGGTTTTTCTCTGTGCTCATTCGTGTGCTTCTTTTGGTGTCGTATTTAAATCACTCATGGGCGATGGCTAACAGCGATAAACATTTGGGATCAAATGATGACATTAAGCTGCGTTGTGGATTAGGTTCAGTAGGTGACATGGACGGTATATATGGTAATGAGGAAGCGGATATACTGAATAGTTATCAGAGCTCTGGAAAGTCCGCATGCCCTGTTTTGACGACAAACTCGGTTGGTAAGTTAGCCGATATAGCATATAGGCCACGATATGCAACTCCTATGATGATTGAAAACAGTGGAGATGCAATATTAGACTCGCAAGAGGCGAATTCACCTTCGCGTTCAATGCTGACTTTGAATGGAAATCATGTGGACATTAGTACTTTAACGCTGTCTGACATATTAATAGTTACAGATATCGAAGGAGGCTTGCATGCTTTGAATAGGCAGAATGGGCAGCTCCTTTGGTCAATTTGCAGTGATAACTTTCCTCCCCTTCTTGAGGTTTCTGAGCCAGTTAAAGTTAAAAACGAGACACTGATAGTTGAACCGTATGGTGATGGTAACATTTACTACTTCAGCACCTACCAAGGTTTGCAAAAACTTCCAGTATCTATAAAACAACTTGTGAACCTTGCACCAATGGATTTAAAGACGAAAATAGTTGTTGATGATAATGGTACTACGTTAGAGGATCAGAAAATCTATACTGGATCCCGAATGACTGCCGTCTACACGCTAGATGCTTTTACAGGTGAGATATTCTCTGTATATGGTCCAGGAACTGAAAATAAAGTGTACAAAAGCTCTAAGGTTAATTGTACAAGAGGTTATGAAGGCGAAGAATGTGACAATGTTTTAGTTCTTGGAAAAACGGTATATGAGCTGGGTATCCATACTAAGGAGAACACTATCTATAATGTGACGTACGCTCAATGGCAACCAAATACCATCGATAATTATTTGGCCTCCCAAAATATTAAATCACCCGATGGCATATACGTTGGGCCTTTCCGTGATAAGACGCTACTAGCTATTGATTCTGACTTCACCATTGCAAAATGGGTTTCTCCAAAATTCCCTGGAATAGTTAACAACGTTTTTGACATTTACATGGATTATTCCACCAATGAGAAAATATTGTTGCCCCACCCCTTAAAGACAACAGAAgattttgatgaaaataaaTATGAGGTCTACTTAGACCAAACTAAGAATAAGTCATGGTTTGCAATGTCAAGTGCCTATTTCCCGTCCCTTGTGGAAACTGCTCCTAAATCTAAGTTCAGTTCAAGTAAGGGATGGAGAAAAGCACAGATATTTGAGGATGAAGAACTATTCAAAGCTGCTGTGACTGGTGTACACACCATTGAATACTTTCCATTCGATAAATTTCTAATTAACGATGAGGAGTACTCTTATCAATCATTTAATGATAAGCAAACGGGACTATTAGATCCACCGAAGAACAAGATGCCTTCCATAAGTGACCCCAATTCCAGGTCATTAGGTAAATATATGTCACCTAAAGAGTTGCTCCACTATCGAATGATGTTGGAAGATGAAGCTTCTCGAAAATTGAATTCAGGTTCGAACTCTTTGTTTTCCGTATTTGCAAAATTCTTTTACAGGGTATTTGAGAGTGGTGTGACGTTAATGATGTCTATATTTTTTATTATGTTGTTATCGAACTTTAAGGTTATTCCACCTTTACATATATTGTTGGAAAAGAGTGGGATAATTCCTGTACAGCATGTTGAACCGCCGTCGGTTGAGATTTCGAGCGAAGTTGTGAGAACAGATTCTTCCACGCTTGTAGAAGAGAAAACTAGCTCAACAGAACAGCTGAGtacaaaagaaaaagaacATTCCAGTGATGCTAATGAGGAGGAAGCGAAAGAATCAGAGAAAAAGAAGCGCAGGAGAGGTAAAAGAGGAGCAAAAACCAGTAAAAGAAGGACATATTCCTCTGGAGAGGGTGTGCCAAATACAAAAGATTTTGAATTTAAAAATGATCTCAAAAATATTGCTATATCGGATAAGATTTTAGGTTATGGATCATCTGGAACTATAGTATTCCAGGGAACCTTCCAACATAGAGCAGTTGCTGTGAAGAGAATGTTAATAGACTTTTACGATATTGCTTCACATGAAATTAAACTATTAACCGAAAGTGACTATCATGAAAATGTAGTGAGATATTATTGTTCTGAAGTTACAGAAAAGTTTTTATACATTGCTTTAGAGTTATGTACTGCTACTCTGGAGGACATTATTGAAGCAAAGGATGGATCACATAAATTTTACGAGCTACATCAGAAGGCCAACCCGGTGAACGTTTTATATCAAATGGCATCAGGAATCGCTCATTTGCATTCCATGAAAATTGTACACAGGGACTTAAAACCACAGAATATTTTGGTTGCACCTAGCAAACAATATCCTCAAAATCCACATAACGCCAATAGCGTCCGAATACTTATTTCTGATTTTGGGTTGTGTAAGAAATTAGATGCAGAAGAGTCTTCATTTAAAACAAATATGAATAACGCTGCGGGAACAAGCGGTTGGAGAGCACCAGAATTACTTAATGGCAGGATACGGATATCGGATGCTATAGACAATGAGGAATCTTTAACAACAGAAAGCAACTCCACTTCAAACGTATCGTTTGATTCTGTTAATGAAAAACATGCGAAGCAGCGTTTAACGCGAGCGATTGATATCTTCTCATTAGGATGCGTGTTTTATTATGTGCTTACGAATGGTAGACATCCATTTGGGGATAAATTTATCAGAGAAGCAAATATCATCAAGGGCGAGTATTCACTTGAAGATATGAGTAAGTTTATTAAGGACAGAAGTTGTGTCTTAGAAGCTAAAGACTTAGTTAGCCGAATGATACAGTCGGATCCATTAATGAGACCAACATCCCATGCATTATTAACTCATCCATTTTTTTGGCCAGTACCAAAAAAGCTGGAGTTCCTACTAAAAGTAAGCGATCGATTTGAAATTGAAAGAAGGGACCCACCTAGTCCATTGCTTTTAAagcttgaagaagttgCCGTTGATGTAATACCTGAAATGGATTGGATGGCTTGCTTTGATCAACTTTTTATCAGCAACTTAGGAAAATACAGGAAGTACCATGGCGATAAACTAATGGACCTACTAAGGGCTCTCAGGAATAAGTACCATCATTTTCATGATTTGCCAGATGTATTAGCTGACATAATGGGCCCTATCCCAGACGGATTCTACACCTACTTCATTAAACGGTTCCCAAACTTACTAATGGCGATCTATTTTGTAGTAAAAGAGAATCTGAAGGATGACCAAATATTAGGGGAATTTTTCATACATAAGCGCGGATAG
- the SAE3 gene encoding Sae3p (Syntenic homolog of Ashbya gossypii ADR293C-A; Syntenic homolog of Saccharomyces cerevisiae YHR079C-A (SAE3); 1-intron in Ashbya gossypii) gives MDNIVARINKKNTKLKDLMASCDQLELNFKELCETNNIEVTPYNLNDKHIKNLKKYNELRDTGLRLVQFIANEKNCRIKEIFEEMNFSTED, from the exons ATGGATAATATAGTTGCTAGAATTAATAAAAAGAATACAAAATTAAAGGACCTTATGGCCAGCTGTGACCAGCTGGAGCTTAATTTCAAGGAACTATGTGAAACTAACAACAT TGAAGTAACTCCATATAATCTAAATGATAAGCACATCAAAAACCTGAAGAAGTACAATGAACTGAGAGATACGGGGTTAAGGCTTGTACAATTCATTGCAAATGAGAAAAACTGTAGAATAAAAGAGATATTTGAAGAAATGAATTTCAGCACTGAAGACTAA
- a CDS encoding GRAM and VASt domain-containing protein (Syntenic homolog of Ashbya gossypii ADR294C; Syntenic homolog of Saccharomyces cerevisiae YDR326C (YSP2) and YHR080C), protein MGNSMGPGHEGNRLKALGDGAKTFLRKQRRSIIGKHTSSKKSDDSPTNNGTVKRSAVRGRSFTAFDAIHIPKRRARDQVVVGRKELPARSYSNSSVPEISGTSSGDYSRGDTDRWSPVEERSFSDSSHSLSAGNEKGQRDTILSLTPLEPSAAEEIPSSQLRDPQRSDGIISSLISAAQNAAQHLIIKPSGGGNAELNDAGSERVRNFAPSSENGINGDVRHFDTDNYDPWIQKQQQRLRPAVRSPSFLKHLDLMLSSNPCVDNANYMPVCTGNTPLSDNSANAGATQYSGNGWQSMTDNSELSTEEGLRDGNEESRVARDPAMPGGTERQIRPVANNVLQGNTSEARAMGSKSPIDNLAFLPYKANSAAAEIGNGELTLEFFDKSNEIKLPAKEGVNMSITAAPPVMRAPSFPLMEQSPEIATTFRSRQRGVTLPSKDFLHPRRYSDPTKFSTPHNLGKLDLSGSVRLEEVPTVRKVNKEAINEVENNTELNPKNSARFARSYSPSHVRLKRFPSLTFGAVKSSFYSADAELQNDNIIVGANSVAASVDKREDGFPGSIFDLDTKSYASSKRNYEFHILFKDREISPFERLIADYSCAWSRNILIQGRLYISTENLAFYSNILGYVSTAIIPLKEILQVEKKNTAGIFPNAIAFHTLQKKYVFASFISRDTTFEVIVNVWNQLVLGDTSSHKSNDKIGDLKEEGQSSNDIKGPDLEYRLHENYDSDENIYSGAGKGSIGYEGSDYEDDYTDSNILSELEVESINRYESGVLKAPSGSSISIIGAHEHAPTLPQYSTSPSERRIVQATVNAPVGKVAAVLFGDETSYLKGILTSLKCTDITEIGQLLQSKRRTYSYTKPINSPLGPSSTVCHITETVENFDADAYIIVSQISKTPDVPSGNSFQVRATFVLSWSENNCTNLEIYVGVEWTGKCWVKAAIEKGVFDGVDVTMKELVSILQKMLKPSKRSNFKQQNREPVSTFSLPTIGPSSHPPTPIQYVKQAGDNVVSDSININSPLGTVYQLLFGDDTSYIKRILEKQKVFELSEIPKFNEGKREYEYTRPLTNPLGPKSTRCYIQEQILNFNVDSHACIEQIGKTPDVPSGNSFAVHTRYYLSWGKNNSTNMLVVTNVEWTGRSWIKGAIEKGSVEGQKVGVKIMAEELKAIVETNSSTTVQRRATQKRKNSQRPKKSKSPKLTRVESKTIQKGGWNDRVSHINKVFPILDLNSSWTRIIILGILILILLTVLFPVLSFRSSKVNFSEPGKILINGFEYNYTPAINTLYDVDKDHKQKNQLEVLASAESSIWDWIDSRSGIVDAGKSLYSYRKSDDLVKNHKRQELREAIKIAELELEQLKERMESL, encoded by the coding sequence ATGGGTAACTCTATGGGTCCCGGACATGAGGGAAACAGGTTAAAGGCATTAGGTGATGGCGCAAAAACCTTTCTCCGGAAGCAGAGGCGTTCCATCATTGGGAAGCATACAAGTAGTAAAAAATCAGATGATTCGCCGACTAATAATGGTACTGTAAAAAGAAGCGCTGTGCGTGGACGATCGTTTACAGCTTTTGATGCTATACATATTCCTAAAAGACGTGCGAGGGACCAAGTGGTTGTTGGTAGGAAGGAGTTACCGGCTCGTTCATACTCCAATAGTTCTGTACCAGAAATAAGTGGCACTTCTAGTGGTGATTATTCGAGAGGTGATACAGACCGATGGTCTCCGGTTGAAGAACGTTCATTTTCCGATTCTTCTCACTCTCTAAGTGCGGGGAACGAAAAGGGGCAAAGGGATACTATCCTCAGCTTGACACCTTTGGAACCTTCTGCAGCGGAAGAAATACCTTCATCACAATTGCGGGATCCTCAACGTAGCGATGGTATCATTTCTTCCTTGATTTCTGCGGCACAAAATGCTGCACAACACCTCATAATTAAGCCTTCTGGAGGTGGTAATGCTGAATTGAATGATGCTGGTTCCGAGAGAGTTCGAAATTTTGCTCCATCTTCTGAAAACGGGATTAATGGCGATGTTCGTCATTTTGATACCGACAATTATGATCCGTGGATACaaaaacagcagcaacgACTAAGACCAGCAGTACGCAGTCCTTCATTTCTCAAACACCTTGACCTAATGTTGTCCTCAAACCCATGTGTGGACAATGCCAATTATATGCCTGTCTGTACAGGGAACACTCCTTTGTCTGATAATTCCGCAAATGCGGGAGCAACGCAATATAGTGGTAATGGTTGGCAGAGTATGACGGATAACAGCGAATTATCTACTGAAGAAGGACTTCGTGACGGCAATGAAGAATCCAGGGTTGCTCGTGACCCTGCCATGCCTGGGGGAACCGAAAGGCAGATTAGACCTGTGGCTAATAACGTATTGCAGGGCAATACCAGCGAAGCAAGGGCTATGGGTTCTAAATCTCCTATAGATAACTTGGCATTTTTGCCCTATAAGGCGAATTCTGCAGCAGCAGAGATTGGCAATGGAGAGTTAACGTTAGAGTTCTTCGATAAATCTAATGAAATTAAACTCCCAGCAAAAGAGGGCGTAAACATGTCAATTACTGCAGCACCTCCTGTTATGCGAGCCCCATCTTTCCCTCTAATGGAGCAAAGTCCCGAAATAGCAACAACTTTTAGATCCCGCCAAAGGGGCGTAACTTTACCTTCGAAAGATTTTCTGCACCCTCGCAGATATTCCGACCCTACCAAGTTCTCAACTCCACATAATCTTGGAAAACTAGATTTGAGCGGTAGTGTTCGTTTGGAGGAGGTCCCAACAGTGCGGAAAGTTAACAAGGAGGCGATCAACGAGGTCGAAAATAATACGGAGCTAAATCCTAAAAATAGCGCTCGATTTGCGAGATCGTATTCTCCATCCCATGTGCGCCTAAAGAGGTTTCCGTCGTTAACATTTGGCGCTGTGAAAAGCTCTTTTTATTCCGCTGATGCAGAACTTCAAAATGACAATATTATCGTTGGCGCCAACTCTGTAGCCGCTTCAGTTGATAAGAGAGAAGATGGATTTCCTGGATCCATTTTTGACTTGGATACAAAGTCATATGCATCAAGCAAAAGGAACTATGAATTTCACATATTGTTTAAAGACAGAGAAATCTCACCTTTTGAGAGATTAATAGCTGATTACAGTTGTGCATGGTCAAGGAATATACTAATACAAGGACGTCTTTATATTTCTACTGAAAACTTGGCCTTTTATTCCAACATTTTAGGCTATGTTAGCACTGCTATTATTCCTTTAAAAGAAATCCTACAGGttgagaagaagaatactGCTGGAATATTTCCCAACGCAATAGCGTTCCATACGTTACAGAAAAAGTACGTATTTGCCTCTTTTATTTCAAGGGATACGACTTTTGAAGTGATTGTAAATGTTTGGAATCAGCTTGTGTTGGGTGACACTTCGTCTCATAAATCCAACGATAAGATTGGCGACttgaaagaagaaggtcAATCTTCAAATGATATTAAGGGACCGGACTTAGAATACCGGCTACACGAAAATTATGATAGTGATGAAAATATATACTCAGGAGCCGGGAAAGGTTCTATTGGTTATGAAGGATCTGACTACGAGGATGATTACACAGATAGCAATATCCTCTCAGAACTTGAGGTTGAGAGTATTAACCGTTATGAAAGCGGAGTTTTAAAGGCGCCATCTGGATCAAGCATTTCTATTATTGGTGCCCACGAGCATGCTCCTACACTTCCTCAGTATTCGACAAGTCCTTCAGAAAGGAGAATTGTGCAAGCAACAGTAAACGCTCCAGTGGGCAAAGTTGCAGCTGTTTTATTTGGAGACGAGACTAGCTACCTAAAGGGCATACTAACTTCATTAAAATGTACGGACATAACCGAGATAGGTCAGCTTTTACAGTCGAAAAGAAGGACTTACAGTTATACCAAGCCAATAAACTCCCCACTTGGTCCAAGCAGCACAGTTTGCCACATAACAGAGACTGTTGAGAATTTTGATGCCGACGCGTATATTATCGTTAGCCAAATTTCAAAAACACCAGACGTGCCATCTGGTAACTCGTTCCAGGTCAGGGCTACATTTGTTCTATCATGGAGCGAAAATAATTGCACAAACTTAGAAATATACGTAGGTGTGGAATGGACAGGAAAGTGTTGGGTTAAAGCTGCCATAGAGAAAGGAGTCTTCGATGGTGTGGATGTGACTATGAAGGAATTGGTAAGCATATTACAAAAGATGCTGAAACCAAGTAAACGTTCCAATTTTAAACAGCAAAACAGGGAGCCAGTTTCTACATTCTCACTACCAACCATAGGCCCAAGTTCACACCCACCCACACCAATTCAGTATGTTAAACAAGCGGGCGATAATGTTGTTTCCGATTCGATTAACATAAACTCTCCTTTGGGCACTGTATATCAACTACTATTCGGTGATGATACCTCCTATATCAAAAGGATTTTAGAGAAACAAAAAGTTTTTGAATTATCTGAAATACCAAAGTTTAATGAAGGCAAGAGAGAATATGAATATACCAGACCTCTAACAAACCCTCTAGGGCCTAAAAGTACTCGCTGTTATATTCAGGAGCAGATATTAAATTTCAATGTTGACAGTCATGCATGTATTGAACAAATAGGTAAAACGCCTGATGTGCCTTCCGGTAATTCATTTGCTGTTCATACTAGATACTATTTGTCTTGGGGAAAGAATAACTCAACGAACATGTTAGTGGTAACAAATGTAGAGTGGACCGGTAGAAGTTGGATTAAGGGTGCTATCGAAAAAGGCTCTGTGGAAGGCCAAAAAGTAGGTGTTAAAATAATGGCAGAGGAATTGAAAGCAATTGTGGAAACTAACAGCTCCACTACTGTACAGAGGCGTGCTACCCAAAAACGTAAAAATTCCCAGAGACCtaagaaatcaaagtctCCTAAGTTGACCCGTGTGGAATCAAAAACCATTCAAAAAGGCGGATGGAATGACCGTGTGTCACATATTAACAAGGTCTTTCCAATACTTGATCTTAACTCTTCCTGGACTAGAATCATTATACTGGGCATTTTGATCTTGATACTCTTGACAGTTTTGTTTCCTGTTCTAAGTTTTAGAAGCAGCAAAGTTAACTTTTCTGAACCCGGTAAGATTCTAATCAACGGATTTGAATACAACTACACGCCAGCTATAAATACACTATATGATGTCGATAAGGATcataaacaaaaaaatCAACTAGAAGTTTTAGCAAGTGCTGAATCTTCTATTTGGGATTGGATAGACAGCAGAAGCGGTATAGTTGATGCTGGTAAATCTCTTTATTCTTATCGTAAATCTGATGATCTAGTAAAAAATCATAAACGTCAAGAACTCCGAGAAGCAATTAAAATTGCAGAGTTGGAACTTGAGCAGCTAAAAGAACGAATGGAATCACTTTAA
- the SKP1 gene encoding SCF ubiquitin ligase subunit SKP1 (Syntenic homolog of Ashbya gossypii ADR295C; Syntenic homolog of Saccharomyces cerevisiae YDR328C (SKP1)): protein MTDRAQKVVLVSVEGERFTVERKIAERSLLLKNYLNDMHDTHFRDDSEDEAEASEENDKIVMPVPNVRSSVLQKVIEWAEHHKDSNFPDEEDDDSRKSAPVDAWDREFLKVDQEMLYEIILAANYLNIKPLLDAGCKVVAEMIRNRSPEEIRRTFNIVNDFTPEEEAAIRRENEWAEDR from the coding sequence ATGACTGATAGAGCACAGAAAGTTGTCTTAGTGAGTGTGGAAGGGGAGCGTTTTACCGTGGAGCGCAAAATTGCGGAGCGTTCCCTTCTTCTAAAGAACTATTTAAATGATATGCACGATACACATTTCCGAGACGATTCGGAAGATGAAGCTGAGGCTTCAGAAGAGAATGATAAAATTGTGATGCCTGTTCCTAATGTGCGCTCTTCAGTTCTTCAAAAAGTTATTGAATGGGCCGAACATCATAAGGATTCTAACTTTCCTGACGAGGAAGACGACGATTCGCGTAAATCAGCTCCCGTGGACGCTTGGGACCGCGAATTCTTAAAAGTTGACCAAGAAATGCTTTACGAAATCATTTTAGCTGCGAATTACTTGAATATCAAACCATTGTTGGATGCGGGTTGTAAAGTTGTAGCTGAAATGATCAGGAATCGATCACCGGAAGAGATTAGAAGGACGTTCAACATTGTTAACGACTTCACtccagaagaagaagcagcGATTAGACGTGAGAATGAATGGGCCGAGGATCGCTGA
- the PEX3 gene encoding Pex3p (Syntenic homolog of Ashbya gossypii ADR296C; Syntenic homolog of Saccharomyces cerevisiae YDR329C (PEX3)): MTRRVLQRNKGKLITSTLLMTIMLTTGIFTLLMFKNWLHNQQQRLKEQHFAKEQIKRRFNQTQKDAVHTVHRLVPVLAAVLSRDADLDAIVHTLKEQKSKKKIAENQLEGSSGSISQDSMSGDSQQVPSKAELWQQLKQESLVHLMVIVYTMCMLLLLTRLKLNILARRQYLGSAIKLAVENESERSQTMNRWASNAWSYAVGLITGKQSSPDSKVNLETDNSKQSSPTEDRAAVVACINEEAFLSLSWWLLNRGWPLAQPLIEKHVRLQFGHLSPRDRLSITDFETLLSHAIHDINAELLAPGPQSPLLQCFLPDSPAAQRLVLEEALDDRTALRILFEDDSVLRQLLRETTACLQSTATLIVLESLVNESFHYIMQQTEQKVSKNARKGPQNGPPEAYPVALYAISVKEVCSDVLRHNATDDYNNEFLQRLDAVPELDDLSASVYSNFGF, from the coding sequence ATGACAAGAAGAGTATTACAAAGAAATAAGGGGAAGTTGATCACCTCGACCCTGTTAATGACAATAATGTTAACAACGGGTATTTTTACGTTGCTAATGTTTAAGAATTGGCTCCATAACCAGCAGCAGCGATTGAAAGAACAGCATTTTGCCAAAGAGCAGATTAAGCGGCGTTTTAATCAGACTCAGAAAGATGCTGTACATACTGTTCATCGTTTGGTTCCAGTTTTGGCTGCGGTGTTAAGCCGTGACGCAGACCTTGACGCGATTGTTCATACGTTAAAGGAGCAGAAGTCTAAAAAGAAGATAGCTGAAAATCAACTGGAAGGTTCATCGGGATCTATTTCGCAAGATTCCATGTCGGGAGACTCCCAACAGGTTCCTAGTAAGGCTGAATTGTGGCAGCAGCTGAAACAGGAAAGTCTGGTGCATTTAATGGTGATTGTATACACTATGTGCATGTTACTGCTCTTGACTCGCCTAAAATTGAATATTCTTGCACGGAGGCAGTACCTTGGCAGTGCTATTAAACTAGCAGTAGAGAACGAGTCCGAGCGTTCGCAAACGATGAACCGCTGGGCTTCGAATGCTTGGTCGTATGCTGTGGGGCTTATTACCGGGAAGCAATCCTCTCCAGATTCGAAAGTCAATTTAGAGACAGATAATTCAAAGCAATCGTCACCTACAGAGGACCGCGCCGCAGTTGTTGCTTGCATTAACGAAGAGGCCTTCCTATCGCTGTCCTGGTGGCTCCTCAACCGCGGTTGGCCGTTGGCCCAGCCACTCATTGAGAAGCACGTCCGTTTGCAGTTTGGCCACCTATCTCCACGTGATCGCCTAAGCATTACTGATTTTGAAACTCTTCTATCCCACGCTATTCACGATATAAACGCAGAGTTGTTGGCCCCCGGTCCCCAATCGCCTCTTCTCCAGTGCTTCCTACCTGACTCACCTGCTGCTCAGCGTCTTGTCTTAGAGGAAGCTCTCGACGACCGAACTGCGTTACGAATTCTGTTTGAGGACGACTCTGTTCTCCGCCAGCTTCTTCGTGAGACCACTGCATGCTTGCAGTCAACCGCAACTCTTATTGTACTCGAGAGTCTTGTGAATGAGTCCTTCCACTACATCATGCAGCAAACAGAGCAGAAAGTTTCTAAAAACGCTCGCAAAGGCCCACAAAATGGTCCTCCAGAAGCATACCCTGTTGCGCTCTACGCGATAAGCGTAAAGGAAGTCTGCAGCGACGTGCTTCGGCATAATGCAACAGATGACTACAATAATGAGTTCCTACAACGCCTAGACGCTGTACCCGAGCTAGACGACCTCAGCGCAAGCGTTTATAGTAATTTTGGATTCTAA